From Actinoplanes oblitus, a single genomic window includes:
- a CDS encoding NAD-binding protein: MSASPGSAADTRPHLVVCGADALVWTLAEEVANSRHRIRLTVITPPKLRADVPDLKVLEERGVELRQADRLDERAFRAAGLTGATALALVMPDDMVNLHAALCAREVEEKLRVVVRMFNTGLAGSVGRIFPDHVVLSDAEMAAPAFVAAALGEVAPTHFRHGGRTLYVAHRGDVPDRTVMATLASGDDGAVAVLPAEPPPGAARPDDLVLAEATGPPGEDVTRRLLARAGRRRRPLAAFGRALRAALNRKLGVAVLITLITTVLAGAVLNAWDDTRHDLWQSIYVTLMTAVGASDVEDQRNAVAQAAQLVLTIAGLALLPLITAAVVDGMVNARLALSQGRLAGALRDHIVLVGLGNVGTQVLRQLHDLGVRVVAIDRHADARGVKSAQRRGVPVIVGDASREETLQAASIATCRALVVVSTNDPVNLQAALHARGIREDLRVVLRLFDDDFAQRIESAFDITASRSVSRLCAPVFAAALLDRNVHASIPVDRHVLLVGTVTVREASTLDGALLSDVDHPGQARVIGMSGASTGEEWMDWRPDPRRVLAPGDRILVVARQRALRALVERSKP; this comes from the coding sequence GTGAGTGCGTCGCCCGGTTCTGCCGCTGATACCCGTCCCCACCTGGTCGTCTGTGGCGCCGACGCACTCGTCTGGACGCTTGCCGAAGAGGTGGCGAATTCCCGCCATCGGATTCGGCTCACCGTGATCACTCCGCCCAAGCTGCGGGCCGACGTGCCCGACCTGAAGGTGCTCGAGGAGCGCGGTGTCGAGCTGCGCCAGGCCGACCGGCTGGACGAGCGCGCGTTCCGGGCGGCCGGGCTGACCGGCGCCACCGCCCTGGCCCTGGTCATGCCGGACGACATGGTCAACCTGCACGCCGCCCTGTGCGCCCGGGAGGTCGAGGAGAAACTGCGGGTGGTGGTCCGGATGTTCAACACCGGGCTGGCCGGCAGCGTGGGCCGGATCTTCCCCGACCACGTGGTGCTCTCCGACGCCGAGATGGCAGCGCCCGCGTTCGTGGCGGCGGCGCTCGGCGAGGTCGCGCCCACCCACTTCCGGCACGGTGGCCGTACCCTCTATGTCGCCCACCGCGGCGATGTGCCGGACCGCACCGTGATGGCGACCCTGGCCAGCGGCGACGACGGTGCGGTGGCGGTGCTGCCGGCCGAGCCGCCGCCGGGCGCCGCGCGGCCGGACGACCTGGTGCTGGCCGAGGCCACCGGCCCGCCCGGCGAGGACGTCACCCGCCGGCTGCTGGCCCGGGCCGGCCGCCGGCGTCGCCCGCTGGCCGCCTTCGGCCGGGCGCTGCGCGCCGCGCTGAACCGCAAGCTCGGCGTCGCGGTGCTGATCACGCTGATCACCACGGTGCTGGCCGGCGCGGTGCTGAACGCCTGGGACGACACCCGGCACGACCTCTGGCAGTCGATCTACGTCACGCTGATGACAGCGGTCGGCGCGTCCGATGTGGAGGACCAGCGCAACGCTGTCGCGCAGGCCGCCCAGCTGGTGCTGACCATCGCCGGCCTGGCGCTGTTGCCGCTGATCACCGCGGCGGTGGTGGACGGCATGGTGAACGCCCGGCTGGCGCTCAGCCAGGGCCGGCTCGCCGGGGCGCTGCGCGATCACATCGTGCTGGTCGGGCTCGGCAACGTCGGCACCCAGGTGCTGCGCCAGCTGCACGACCTGGGCGTCCGGGTGGTCGCCATCGACCGGCACGCCGACGCCCGCGGGGTGAAATCGGCGCAGCGGCGCGGCGTACCGGTGATCGTCGGCGACGCCTCCCGCGAGGAGACGTTGCAGGCCGCGTCGATAGCCACCTGCCGGGCGCTCGTCGTGGTCTCCACCAACGACCCGGTGAACCTGCAGGCGGCGCTGCACGCCCGCGGCATCCGCGAGGACCTGCGGGTGGTGCTGCGGCTCTTCGACGACGACTTCGCCCAGCGGATCGAGTCGGCGTTCGACATCACCGCGTCGCGCAGCGTGTCCCGGCTCTGCGCCCCGGTGTTCGCCGCCGCCCTGCTGGACCGCAACGTGCACGCCAGCATCCCGGTCGACCGGCACGTGCTGCTGGTCGGCACGGTCACCGTGCGGGAGGCGTCGACTCTGGACGGTGCGCTGCTGAGCGACGTCGACCACCCCGGCCAGGCCCGGGTGATCGGCATGTCCGGCGCCTCGACCGGCGAGGAGTGGATGGACTGGCGGCCGGACCCGCGACGGGTGCTCGCCCCCGGCGACCGGATCCTGGTCGTCGCCCGCCAGCGCGCGC
- a CDS encoding MSMEG_6728 family protein, which translates to MQTFLPYPDFLASARVLDQKRLGKQRVETIQVLRGLTVADYGWRHHPAVQMWRGYEEALVRYGLAMCEVWTSTGRADTCAGTLVDDLRAAKGITMVRTQEQLARVVGLPSWLGDPDLHRSHQSALLRKDPATYRPIFGDVPDDLPYVWPVATPA; encoded by the coding sequence ATGCAGACTTTTCTGCCATATCCGGATTTCCTGGCGAGCGCGCGGGTACTGGACCAGAAGCGGCTCGGCAAACAGCGGGTGGAGACCATCCAGGTGCTGCGCGGTCTCACCGTCGCCGACTACGGCTGGCGGCATCACCCCGCCGTGCAGATGTGGCGCGGTTACGAGGAAGCCCTGGTCCGCTACGGCCTGGCCATGTGCGAGGTGTGGACCTCGACCGGCCGCGCCGACACCTGCGCCGGCACCCTGGTCGACGACCTGCGCGCGGCCAAGGGCATCACCATGGTCCGCACCCAGGAGCAACTCGCCCGGGTGGTCGGCCTGCCCTCCTGGCTCGGCGACCCGGACCTGCACCGCAGCCACCAGTCCGCACTGCTCCGCAAGGACCCGGCGACCTATCGCCCGATCTTCGGCGACGTCCCGGACGACCTCCCGTACGTCTGGCCGGTGGCCACCCCCGCCTAG
- a CDS encoding outer membrane protein assembly factor BamB family protein — MPVPGDGSDESAAANQDQDRLRYAMGTAAAATPAPTPSTAPHEPPPRTDTSADPAGRPSAADEPSIRFAQPVDPWAEAEAAARAAGSPPPYSMAPPTAATTAGAAWPPATPARGGGGPSYRKSFWIFGGAAAAATVALAVAAGYLFWPGFRALDFHDLEDVARLDPAVPITSGWADTAVRGDRAYFAGTSESGEAVVTAYNLAAGKEIWKSTEAGTARAWSRLWALPEAAVLLSEPDYTTSTARLVVLDGRTGAVRWEKTLDSSDDTVRFASDIVLVEDHHAKTLRGYALTTGDERWHADDPDGTTQSGLITVTVPDDLDGPSGTLGSVAAPDLSDKDRVVQVFSDRSARVIDAHDGRIGASRPDVAYGSDAMVAHDGRLFVEESSSHRLLAYDLTSFGGEEPQLLYTAKKDGTVTGLAPCGDDRICFIETVSYAYEKSEVVAADLQQHKEAWRRTTPKVKALIPVGDAVLAVGDESNTLYDADGKPEWEGVPGAAARLDGGNVLRFSDEPSASVGDRYLEGVHLGDKKAPIGALQDVRSSSCSWNTSVVACVGEKDFVIKRFAG; from the coding sequence ATGCCAGTTCCGGGTGACGGCTCCGACGAGTCCGCTGCCGCCAATCAAGATCAAGACCGGTTACGGTACGCGATGGGCACCGCCGCCGCGGCCACCCCGGCGCCCACCCCGTCCACCGCGCCGCACGAGCCCCCGCCGCGCACCGACACCAGCGCCGACCCGGCGGGCCGGCCGTCGGCAGCCGACGAGCCGTCGATCCGTTTCGCCCAGCCGGTCGACCCGTGGGCCGAGGCCGAGGCGGCGGCCCGGGCGGCCGGCAGCCCGCCGCCGTACTCGATGGCGCCCCCGACGGCGGCGACCACTGCCGGGGCGGCCTGGCCGCCGGCTACTCCGGCCCGGGGCGGCGGCGGACCGTCGTACCGTAAATCGTTCTGGATCTTCGGTGGTGCCGCCGCGGCCGCTACCGTCGCGCTCGCCGTGGCCGCCGGCTACCTGTTCTGGCCCGGTTTCCGGGCCCTGGACTTCCACGACCTGGAGGACGTCGCCCGGCTGGATCCGGCCGTGCCGATCACCTCGGGCTGGGCGGATACCGCGGTGCGCGGCGACCGGGCCTACTTCGCCGGCACCAGCGAGTCGGGCGAGGCGGTGGTGACCGCCTACAACCTCGCGGCCGGCAAGGAGATCTGGAAGAGCACCGAGGCCGGCACGGCGCGCGCCTGGTCCCGGCTCTGGGCACTGCCGGAGGCCGCGGTGCTGCTCTCCGAGCCGGACTACACCACCAGCACCGCTCGCCTGGTCGTGCTGGACGGCCGGACCGGCGCGGTGCGCTGGGAGAAAACGCTCGACAGCTCGGACGACACCGTACGGTTCGCCTCCGACATCGTGCTGGTCGAGGACCACCACGCCAAGACGCTGCGCGGTTACGCGCTGACCACCGGCGACGAACGCTGGCACGCCGACGACCCGGACGGCACCACGCAGAGCGGGCTGATCACCGTGACCGTGCCGGACGACCTGGACGGGCCGTCCGGCACCCTGGGCAGCGTGGCCGCACCGGACCTGAGCGACAAGGACCGGGTGGTGCAGGTGTTCAGCGACCGCTCGGCCCGGGTGATCGACGCGCACGACGGGCGGATCGGCGCGTCCCGCCCGGACGTCGCCTACGGCAGCGACGCGATGGTCGCGCACGACGGCCGCCTCTTCGTCGAGGAGTCCAGCAGTCACCGGCTGCTCGCCTACGACCTGACGAGCTTCGGCGGCGAGGAGCCGCAGCTGCTCTACACCGCCAAGAAGGACGGCACGGTGACCGGGCTGGCGCCCTGCGGCGACGACCGGATCTGCTTCATCGAGACGGTGTCCTACGCCTACGAGAAATCCGAGGTGGTGGCCGCCGACCTGCAGCAGCACAAGGAGGCGTGGCGCCGCACCACGCCGAAGGTCAAGGCGCTGATCCCGGTCGGGGACGCGGTGCTGGCCGTCGGCGACGAGTCGAACACCCTCTACGACGCCGACGGCAAGCCGGAATGGGAGGGCGTGCCGGGGGCCGCTGCCCGGCTCGACGGCGGCAACGTGCTGCGCTTCTCGGACGAGCCGTCCGCGTCGGTCGGCGACCGGTACCTGGAGGGCGTCCATCTCGGCGACAAGAAGGCGCCGATCGGGGCTCTGCAGGACGTGCGCAGCAGCAGCTGCTCGTGGAACACCTCGGTGGTGGCCTGCGTCGGCGAGAAAGACTTCGTGATCAAGCGGTTCGCCGGCTGA
- a CDS encoding GNAT family N-acetyltransferase yields MRIERVTAADEVLRGADLFDAPLLDEATRRFLHDPTHHLLFAYDDADRPVGMISGVETTHPDKGTEMLIYELGVAPVARLQGIGTALVAALAALARENGCYGMWVATENDNVAALATYRSAGASDETSFRMLSWDLLG; encoded by the coding sequence ATGCGGATCGAACGTGTGACCGCCGCCGACGAGGTGCTTCGCGGGGCTGATCTCTTCGACGCGCCGTTGCTCGACGAGGCGACCCGCCGCTTCCTGCACGACCCGACGCATCACCTGCTGTTCGCCTACGACGACGCGGACCGCCCGGTCGGGATGATCTCGGGGGTGGAGACCACCCATCCGGACAAGGGCACCGAGATGCTGATCTACGAGCTCGGGGTGGCGCCGGTCGCCCGGCTGCAGGGGATCGGGACGGCGCTGGTCGCCGCGCTGGCCGCACTGGCCCGCGAGAACGGGTGCTACGGGATGTGGGTGGCCACCGAGAACGACAACGTGGCCGCGCTGGCCACCTACCGGTCGGCCGGCGCGTCCGACGAGACGTCGTTCCGGATGCTCAGCTGGGATCTGCTCGGCTGA